A single window of Solenopsis invicta isolate M01_SB chromosome 3, UNIL_Sinv_3.0, whole genome shotgun sequence DNA harbors:
- the LOC105207019 gene encoding uncharacterized protein LOC105207019, which yields MGVYCLLCGNRNKTVSYHRFPKNKQDREKWLSFCGIKEQDLNTATFLCSNHFKEEDLKKKLNCLITNPGAIPSIKTQKRKKSNTTDNKCLPPIKKHNLGEVVSIVEADASNSPTAANTIFTLIEDSPTAANTRSTLIEDSPTAANTIFTLIEDSPTAANTTSTLIEVNRRTPPMTVPEPRYVGDIRTPHLATPRRAKRAVALTRRVISQYSRNIKTLQQSQNRLRARVKKMKDLLIDLSQKNLISENALDILMNIVIYSTKL from the exons atgggagTGTATTGTCTGCTGTGCGGCAATCGAAACAAAACCGTTTCATATCACcg gtTTCCGAAAAATAAGCAAGATCGAGAAAAATGGCTATCCTTCTGTGGAATCAAGGAGCAGGATCTTAATACCGCTACCTTCCTATGTTCCAATCATTTTAAGGAAgaagatttaaagaaaaaattaaattgtttaattacaaaTCCTGGAGCAATACCATCTATAAAGACACAGAAAAGGAAAAA ATCAAATACAACAGACAACAAGTGTCTGCCACcaataaaaaaacacaatttggGTGAAGTTGTGTCCATTGTAGAAGCTGATGCATCCAATTCTCCGACAGCAGCTAATACTATATTTACATTGATTGAAGATTCTCCGACAGCAGCTAATACTAGATCTACATTGATTGAAGATTCTCCGACAGCAGCTAATACTATATTTACATTGATTGAAGATTCTCCGACAGCAGCTAATACTACATCTACATTGATTGaag TGAACCGTCGAACACCTCCAATGACTGTTCCCGAACCTCGATATGTTGGCGACATTCGAACACCACATTTAGCTACACCTCGACGAGCAAAAAGAGCTGTAGCTCTAACACGACGAGTTATCAGTCAATATTCGAGGaacattaaaacattacaaCAATCACAAAACAGATTACGtgcacgtgtaaaaaaaatgaaagacctattaattgatttaagtcaaaaaaatttaatttctgaaaatgcGTTAGACATTTTGATG AACATTGTTATTTACAGTACAAAATTGTGA